The Hymenobacter sp. DG01 sequence GCCACCGCACCATTTTCCCGATTGCGCTGGGTCTGGCTTCGAGCTGGGATTTGACCGCCATTGAGCGCAGTGCCCGCATTGCCGCTGAAGAAGCCTCGGCCGATGGTTTGAACTGGGTGTACTCGCCTATGGTGGACATTGCCCGCGACCCACGCTGGGGCCGCATCAGTGAGGGCTCGGGCGAGGACCCCTACCTGGGCTCCCAGATTGCCCGCGTGATGGTGCGCGGCTATCAGGGCGACGACCTCTCGAAGAACAACACCGTCATGGCCTGCCTGAAGCACTTTGCCCTGTACGGTGCTGCCGAAGCCGGACGCGACTACAACACCACCGACATGAGCCTGGTGCGCATGTACAACGAGTTCCTGCCGCCCTACAAAGCCGCCCTCGACGCGGGCGCGGGTTCGGTTATGTCTTCGTTCAACGACATCAACGGCGTGCCGGCCACCGGCAACAAGTGGCTGATGACCGACCTGCTGCGCAACCAGTGGGGCTTCAAAGGTTTTGTGGCGACCGACTATACGGCCATTAATGAAATGACCGCTCACGGCATGGGCGACGACGCCCAGGTATCGGCCCTGGCCCTGAACGCCGGCATCGACCAGGACATGGTAGGCGAGATATTCCTGCGCAACCTGGCCCAGAACCTCAAGGACGGCACCGTGAAGCAGGAGCAGATTGATGTGGCCTGCCGCCGTATTCTGGAAGCCAAGTGGAAGCTGGGCCTGTTCAAGGACCCCTACCTCTACACCAACGAGAAGCGCGCCAAGGCTACGATGATGAAGAAGGAGTTCATTGCCGATGCCCGCTACATTGCTCGCAAGAGCATGGTGCTCCTCAAAAACAGCAACTACGCCCTGCCCCTCAAAAAGCAGGGAAGCATTGCCCTGGTGGGCCCGCTGGCTACCCGGCAGCGCGACATGATTGGCTCTTGGAGCGGGGCCGGCGACTGGAAACAGGCCGTGTCCCTGGAGCAAGGCATCCGGAACGTGGCTGGCTCGGGCGTGAAGATCGTAACGGCCCAGGGCGCCAACTTCACCGACGACCAGCAGATGATTGACCGCCTCAACGCCCACGGCGGCGAGTTGAACGTGGACAAGCGCAGCTCGGAGGAAATGATCCGCGAAGCGGTGCAGGTAGCCCAGGGCGCCGACGTAATTGTGGCCGCCGTAGGTGAAAGCCAGGGCATGACCGGCGAGGCCGCCAGCCGCGCCGACATTGGCCTGCCCGGCCAGCAACTGGAGCTGCTGAAGGCCCTCAAGAAAACCGGCAAGCCGTTGGTAATCGTGCTCATGAGCGGCCGCCCCATGACGTTGCCCTGGGAAGATAAAAACGCCGATGCCATTCTGGAAACCTGGTTTGCAGGCTCCCAGGCCGGCAACGCCATTGCCGATGTGCTGTTCGGGGCCTACAACCCCTCGGGCAAGCTCACGGCCACCTTCCCCCAACACGTCGGTCAGATTCCGCTCTACTACAACCACAAAATGACCGGCCGGCCCTACCAGGGCGTGGCGCTGGACAAGTACAAGTCGCGCTACATGGACGTGAGCAACGACCCGCTCTACCCCTTCGGGTACGGCCTGAGCTACACCACCTTCGAGTACGGCAAGCCCGAGTTGAGCACCACCACGCTGCCCATGAACGGCACGCTGGACGTGAAAGTGACCGTGCGCAACACCGGCAACTACGACGGCGAGGAGGTAGCCCAGCTTTACATCCGCGACATGGTAGGCTCCATTTCGCGGCCGGTAAAGGAGCTGAAAGGCTTCCAGAAAGTGATGCTCAAGAAGGGCGAGAGCCGCACGCTCACCTTCCGCCTCACGCCCGAAGACCTGAAGTTCTATAACGCCAACCTGCAGTTCGTGGCTGAGCCGGGCGACTTCCAGGTGTTCGTGGGTGGCAACTC is a genomic window containing:
- the bglX gene encoding beta-glucosidase BglX, with the protein product MKRVFRTALLMSLGLLAPQLQAQKPVATTTTRAAAADEDKMNKFISDLMQKMTLEEKIGQLNLITVGFDVTGPVVSKDVDANIRKGNVGAVLNTFTPVAARKLQEMAVKESRLHIPLIFGYDVIHGHRTIFPIALGLASSWDLTAIERSARIAAEEASADGLNWVYSPMVDIARDPRWGRISEGSGEDPYLGSQIARVMVRGYQGDDLSKNNTVMACLKHFALYGAAEAGRDYNTTDMSLVRMYNEFLPPYKAALDAGAGSVMSSFNDINGVPATGNKWLMTDLLRNQWGFKGFVATDYTAINEMTAHGMGDDAQVSALALNAGIDQDMVGEIFLRNLAQNLKDGTVKQEQIDVACRRILEAKWKLGLFKDPYLYTNEKRAKATMMKKEFIADARYIARKSMVLLKNSNYALPLKKQGSIALVGPLATRQRDMIGSWSGAGDWKQAVSLEQGIRNVAGSGVKIVTAQGANFTDDQQMIDRLNAHGGELNVDKRSSEEMIREAVQVAQGADVIVAAVGESQGMTGEAASRADIGLPGQQLELLKALKKTGKPLVIVLMSGRPMTLPWEDKNADAILETWFAGSQAGNAIADVLFGAYNPSGKLTATFPQHVGQIPLYYNHKMTGRPYQGVALDKYKSRYMDVSNDPLYPFGYGLSYTTFEYGKPELSTTTLPMNGTLDVKVTVRNTGNYDGEEVAQLYIRDMVGSISRPVKELKGFQKVMLKKGESRTLTFRLTPEDLKFYNANLQFVAEPGDFQVFVGGNSRDVQTAAFNLAAQ